One stretch of Actinacidiphila sp. DG2A-62 DNA includes these proteins:
- a CDS encoding pirin family protein, producing the protein MSNLDVKPAATECGGREDVSAAPVRELLTARTVPLGESTVVRRLLPNLGRRMVGAWCFVDHYGPDDIAQEPGMQVPPHPHIGLQTVSWLHEGEVLHRDSLGSKQTVRPRELGLMTSGRGISHSEESPRDHARYLHGAQLWVALPDVRRDIAPAFEHHAELPQVTGGNGVHATVILGELDGARSPGTVHTPLVGADLTLAAGASARLPVERDFEYAVLTMSGETEVDGVRLAPGSMLYLGAGRTTLPLAADHESSLMLLGGEPFEEKILMWWNFVGRTESDIVTAREEWINGTRFGEVHGYASPRLDAPPLPPTPLKPRGRER; encoded by the coding sequence ATGAGCAATCTCGACGTGAAACCGGCGGCCACCGAGTGCGGCGGGCGCGAGGACGTGTCCGCCGCGCCGGTCCGCGAACTGCTCACCGCGCGGACCGTGCCGCTCGGCGAGAGCACCGTCGTCCGCCGCCTGCTGCCCAACCTCGGGCGGCGCATGGTCGGCGCGTGGTGCTTCGTCGACCACTACGGGCCGGACGACATCGCGCAGGAGCCCGGCATGCAGGTGCCGCCGCACCCGCACATCGGCCTGCAGACGGTGAGCTGGCTGCACGAGGGCGAGGTGCTGCACCGCGACAGCCTCGGCAGCAAGCAGACCGTGCGGCCGCGCGAGCTCGGCCTGATGACGTCGGGGCGCGGCATCTCGCACTCCGAGGAGTCGCCGCGCGACCACGCCCGCTACCTGCACGGCGCGCAGCTGTGGGTGGCGCTGCCGGACGTGCGCCGGGACATCGCGCCGGCCTTCGAGCACCACGCGGAGCTGCCGCAGGTCACCGGAGGCAACGGCGTGCACGCCACGGTGATCCTCGGCGAGCTGGACGGCGCGAGGTCGCCCGGCACGGTCCACACCCCGCTGGTCGGCGCGGATCTCACCCTCGCGGCGGGCGCCTCGGCCCGGCTCCCCGTCGAGCGCGACTTCGAGTACGCCGTGCTCACCATGTCCGGAGAGACCGAGGTCGACGGCGTCCGCCTGGCCCCCGGCTCGATGCTCTACCTCGGCGCCGGCCGCACCACGCTCCCACTCGCGGCCGACCACGAGAGCTCCCTGATGCTCCTGGGCGGAGAGCCCTTCGAGGAGAAGATCCTCATGTGGTGGAACTTCGTCGGTCGCACGGAGAGCGACATCGTCACCGCACGCGAGGAGTGGATCAACGGCACCCGCTTCGGCGAGGTCCACGGCTACGCATCCCCCCGCCTCGACGCCCCACCCCTCCCGCCCACCCCCCTGAAACCCCGGGGACGCGAACGCTGA
- a CDS encoding acyclic terpene utilization AtuA family protein yields the protein MVEGGPIDVLTGDYLAELTMLLLWKARQRDPDGGYAVSFLAQLRDVLGTCLERGVKIVVNAGGLNPAGLAAKVRELAALGGLKPSVAHVEGDDLLPRLAELQARGHEFAHLATGRPLAGSGVDPVTANAYLGGWGIAAALRSGADVVICGRVADASLVVGPAAWAFDWATDDWDALAGAVTAGHIIECGTQATGGNYSFFTEIADPVHPGFPIAELHPDGSSVITKHPGTGGAVTVGTVTAQLLYETGRPAYPNADVVARLDTVRLTQQGPDRVAVGPVAGEPAPAHLKVCLNHLGGHRNAATFVLTGLDLDAKADYAEAALRDATGGPAAFATYDLRREHGREADRLTVTVKDPDPAKAGRGFFSAVASIALAAYPGLYLEHASPKATEYGVYWPALVDASEVTEYAVLADGSRIAAPRPPSQAARSAPPAALADAVPPAPVRPPGAEADPPRPARTEPNGQAGRTVRLPLGTLIGARSGDKGGDANVGLWARDDLAYAWLRGWLDVPRLRALLPETARLPVSRYELPGLRAVNFVVHGLLGDGVAASTAADPQAKALGERLRGCLADIPEKLVDLSSAALGGA from the coding sequence ATGGTCGAGGGCGGCCCGATCGACGTGCTCACCGGTGACTACCTGGCCGAACTGACCATGCTGCTGCTGTGGAAGGCGCGGCAGCGCGACCCCGACGGCGGCTACGCGGTCTCCTTCCTCGCCCAACTGCGGGACGTGCTCGGCACCTGCCTGGAGCGCGGCGTGAAGATCGTGGTCAACGCCGGCGGCCTCAACCCCGCCGGCCTGGCCGCGAAGGTCCGCGAACTCGCCGCGCTCGGCGGCCTGAAGCCCTCCGTCGCCCATGTCGAGGGCGACGACCTGCTGCCCCGGCTCGCCGAACTCCAGGCGCGCGGCCACGAGTTCGCCCACCTGGCCACCGGCCGCCCGCTCGCCGGCTCCGGCGTCGACCCCGTCACCGCGAACGCCTACCTGGGCGGCTGGGGCATCGCCGCCGCGCTGCGCTCCGGCGCGGACGTGGTGATCTGCGGCCGGGTCGCCGACGCCTCGCTCGTCGTCGGCCCCGCGGCCTGGGCGTTCGACTGGGCGACGGACGACTGGGACGCGCTGGCCGGCGCGGTCACCGCCGGCCACATCATCGAGTGCGGCACCCAGGCCACCGGCGGCAACTACTCCTTCTTCACCGAGATCGCCGACCCCGTCCACCCCGGCTTCCCGATCGCCGAGCTGCACCCCGACGGCTCCAGCGTGATCACCAAGCACCCCGGCACCGGGGGAGCGGTCACCGTCGGCACCGTCACGGCCCAACTGCTGTACGAGACCGGCCGTCCCGCGTACCCGAACGCCGATGTGGTGGCCCGCCTGGACACCGTGCGGCTCACCCAGCAGGGTCCCGACCGGGTCGCCGTCGGCCCGGTCGCCGGCGAGCCCGCGCCCGCCCACCTCAAGGTCTGCCTCAACCACCTCGGCGGCCACCGCAACGCGGCCACCTTCGTCCTGACCGGCCTCGACCTGGACGCCAAGGCCGACTACGCCGAGGCCGCGCTGCGCGACGCGACCGGCGGACCGGCCGCGTTCGCCACGTACGACCTGCGGCGCGAGCACGGCCGCGAGGCCGACCGGCTCACCGTCACCGTCAAGGACCCGGACCCCGCGAAGGCCGGGCGCGGCTTCTTCTCCGCCGTCGCCTCCATCGCGCTGGCCGCCTACCCTGGGCTCTACCTGGAGCACGCCTCGCCGAAGGCCACCGAGTACGGCGTGTACTGGCCGGCGCTGGTGGACGCGTCGGAGGTGACCGAGTACGCGGTGCTCGCGGACGGGAGCAGGATCGCGGCGCCGCGCCCGCCGTCGCAGGCCGCCCGCAGCGCGCCGCCCGCCGCACTCGCCGACGCCGTGCCGCCCGCGCCGGTACGGCCGCCCGGCGCCGAGGCCGACCCGCCGCGGCCGGCCCGCACCGAACCGAACGGCCAGGCCGGCAGGACCGTGCGCCTGCCGCTCGGCACGCTGATCGGCGCCCGGTCGGGCGACAAGGGCGGCGACGCGAACGTCGGCCTGTGGGCCCGCGACGACCTCGCGTACGCGTGGCTGCGCGGCTGGCTGGACGTGCCCCGGCTGCGCGCCCTGCTGCCGGAGACCGCGCGGCTGCCGGTCAGCCGGTACGAGCTGCCCGGCCTGCGGGCGGTGAACTTCGTCGTGCACGGCCTGCTCGGCGACGGCGTGGCGGCCTCCACCGCGGCCGATCCGCAGGCCAAGGCGCTCGGTGAGCGGCTGCGCGGCTGCCTGGCCGACATTCCCGAGAAGCTGGTGGACCTCTCGTCCGCGGCCCTCGGCGGTGCATGA
- a CDS encoding NADP-dependent oxidoreductase: MSAAVTGPASTATGRAPTATGPAPVAVTYHQVARPVGMPVADDFARVEHAVPVPTAGTVLVENIYLSVDPYMREAMEEGVWELNAPLEGRAVGRVVAGSAPGLAVGDLVSHRRGWRTHALLAPGEARVLPRGQGVPLRARLGVLGGTGLTAYVGLTRTARLRPGETVFVDSAAGGVGTAVGQFARVLGAARVYGSTGSAAKAEHLVRDLGFDAAFDRHRGPYAEQLAAIAPEGVDVGFENVGGEQLEALIGAMREHGRIAWCGSIAQYNDPHRPPAAPRNLYDLVHKAVRLEGFLVRHHTRLQGELEEFCVPHLRSGRIVPDDTVVPGIDGMVDAFLGVLRGANTGKMIVQVGDPEEK, from the coding sequence GTGTCCGCTGCCGTGACCGGCCCCGCGTCGACCGCCACCGGCCGCGCGCCGACCGCCACCGGCCCGGCCCCCGTCGCCGTCACCTACCACCAGGTCGCCCGGCCCGTGGGGATGCCCGTCGCGGACGACTTCGCGCGGGTGGAGCACGCCGTGCCGGTGCCCACGGCCGGAACCGTCCTGGTCGAGAACATCTACCTGTCCGTCGACCCGTACATGCGCGAGGCCATGGAGGAGGGCGTCTGGGAGCTGAACGCGCCGCTGGAGGGGCGGGCCGTCGGCCGGGTGGTGGCCGGCTCCGCGCCGGGCCTCGCGGTCGGCGACCTCGTCTCGCACCGGCGGGGCTGGCGCACCCACGCCCTGCTCGCCCCCGGCGAGGCGCGCGTGCTGCCGCGCGGCCAGGGCGTACCCCTGCGCGCCAGGCTCGGCGTCCTCGGCGGCACCGGCCTGACCGCGTACGTCGGCCTGACCCGCACCGCCCGGCTGCGGCCGGGGGAGACGGTCTTCGTCGACTCCGCGGCGGGCGGAGTGGGCACCGCGGTGGGCCAGTTCGCCCGGGTGCTCGGCGCCGCGCGCGTCTACGGGAGCACCGGCTCCGCCGCCAAGGCCGAGCACCTGGTGCGCGATCTGGGCTTCGACGCCGCCTTCGACCGCCACCGGGGGCCGTACGCCGAGCAGTTGGCGGCGATCGCGCCCGAGGGCGTCGACGTCGGCTTCGAGAACGTCGGCGGCGAGCAGTTGGAGGCCCTGATCGGCGCCATGCGCGAGCACGGCCGGATCGCCTGGTGCGGCAGCATCGCCCAGTACAACGATCCGCACCGGCCGCCGGCCGCCCCCCGCAACCTCTACGACCTGGTCCACAAGGCGGTGAGGCTCGAAGGTTTCCTGGTCCGCCACCACACGCGACTCCAGGGCGAACTGGAGGAGTTCTGCGTACCGCACCTGCGCTCCGGCCGGATCGTGCCGGACGACACGGTGGTACCGGGCATCGACGGGATGGTGGACGCCTTCCTCGGGGTCTTGCGCGGGGCCAACACCGGCAAGATGATCGTCCAGGTCGGTGACCCAGAGGAGAAGTGA
- a CDS encoding LysR family transcriptional regulator → MTDLAVRELRVLVAVAGAGSFTGAAERLGTTQSAVSHTVRACERKLGAVLFDRGRHGARPTAAGRAPAAQARRVLRLLDGIADEVRGAATGEPSGTVRVAAFRSAAAHLLPGALAALGVRHPDVAPRVRIVPDLGPGTPGEVVAGRADLAIATLDGSAPLPPGLVRGALLAEPYALAHPAGAADPRTLPLVDWAENCSSCTRAWWSEQDWIPRATLDAGDDSVVLSMVAGGLGMAIMPALALLEAPATVAVADLGPGRPTRTVGYVTTPELAGTRAVWAVIRELRAAARTVLPLVRGAAAPVRAATATALVAPDADAAATARRPSPRPVARTARPPR, encoded by the coding sequence ATGACCGATCTCGCCGTGCGGGAGCTGCGCGTCCTGGTCGCCGTGGCGGGGGCGGGCAGCTTCACCGGCGCGGCCGAGCGCCTGGGCACCACCCAGTCGGCAGTCTCGCACACGGTGCGCGCCTGCGAACGCAAGCTCGGCGCGGTGCTGTTCGACCGCGGCCGGCACGGCGCGCGACCCACCGCGGCGGGCCGGGCCCCGGCCGCACAGGCACGGCGCGTCCTGCGGCTGCTCGACGGCATCGCCGACGAGGTGCGCGGCGCGGCGACCGGCGAGCCCTCGGGCACGGTGCGGGTGGCCGCGTTCCGCAGCGCGGCCGCGCACCTGCTCCCGGGGGCGCTGGCGGCGCTCGGCGTACGGCATCCGGACGTGGCGCCGCGGGTGCGGATCGTGCCCGACCTCGGTCCCGGCACGCCCGGGGAGGTCGTGGCCGGCCGGGCGGACCTGGCGATCGCGACGCTGGACGGCTCGGCGCCGCTGCCGCCCGGGCTCGTGCGCGGCGCCCTGCTGGCCGAGCCGTACGCGCTGGCACATCCGGCGGGCGCGGCCGACCCGCGGACGCTCCCCCTGGTCGACTGGGCCGAGAACTGCTCGTCGTGCACGCGCGCGTGGTGGTCGGAGCAGGACTGGATCCCGCGGGCCACGCTGGACGCGGGCGACGACAGCGTGGTGCTGTCCATGGTCGCCGGCGGCCTCGGGATGGCGATCATGCCCGCGCTGGCGCTGCTGGAGGCGCCGGCCACGGTCGCGGTCGCCGATCTGGGCCCGGGCCGTCCGACCCGCACCGTCGGCTACGTCACCACGCCGGAGCTGGCCGGGACGCGGGCGGTATGGGCGGTGATCCGCGAACTGCGCGCCGCCGCGAGGACGGTGCTGCCCCTGGTGCGGGGCGCGGCGGCCCCGGTCCGCGCGGCGACCGCGACCGCGCTCGTGGCGCCCGACGCGGACGCCGCCGCGACGGCACGCCGGCCGTCGCCGCGCCCGGTCGCGCGCACCGCGCGCCCGCCGCGGTAG
- a CDS encoding NUDIX hydrolase — MPDDARRPDPAAAPARGPAAAPGPATGPAAGSDAGPAAGDQAPLSADEILDIVDEQDRVVGQAPRGEAYARGLRHRAAFVLVRDEHDRVFVHRRTARKLVFPSHYDMFVGGVLGADETYDEAALREAEEELGVSGLPQPEPLFRFLYEDGPHTWWSAVYQVRCTLPVDPQPEEVAWHAFLTEDELTARLPRWPWVPDGLEAYRRLLAHRAEAEADRRADADHPAEG, encoded by the coding sequence ATGCCCGATGACGCCCGCCGCCCGGATCCCGCCGCCGCGCCCGCGCGCGGTCCTGCTGCCGCGCCCGGCCCCGCGACCGGTCCCGCCGCCGGCAGCGACGCCGGCCCCGCCGCCGGGGACCAGGCGCCGCTCTCCGCGGACGAGATCCTCGACATCGTCGACGAGCAGGACCGCGTCGTCGGCCAGGCGCCGCGCGGCGAGGCGTACGCCCGGGGGCTGCGACACCGTGCGGCCTTCGTGCTGGTCCGCGACGAGCACGACCGCGTCTTCGTGCACCGCCGCACCGCCCGCAAGCTCGTCTTCCCCTCGCACTACGACATGTTCGTCGGCGGCGTCCTCGGCGCCGACGAGACCTACGACGAGGCGGCGCTGCGCGAGGCCGAGGAGGAACTGGGCGTCAGCGGACTCCCGCAGCCCGAACCGCTGTTCAGGTTCCTGTACGAGGACGGCCCGCACACCTGGTGGTCCGCGGTGTACCAGGTGCGCTGCACGCTCCCGGTCGACCCGCAGCCCGAGGAGGTCGCCTGGCACGCCTTCCTCACCGAGGACGAGCTGACCGCCCGGCTGCCGCGGTGGCCCTGGGTCCCCGACGGCCTGGAGGCGTACCGCAGGCTGCTCGCGCACCGGGCGGAGGCGGAGGCGGATCGCCGCGCGGACGCGGATCACCCGGCGGAGGGTTAG
- a CDS encoding FadR/GntR family transcriptional regulator, which translates to MRQEDTAGGREAGGNGLHSRVLDELGPAIASGEHPPGTVLRIDELEDRYGVSRTVVREAVRVLEAMHLVESRRRVGITVRRTEEWNVFDPAVIRWRLAGADRPRQLRSLTMLRTAVEPVAAGLAAHAATPEQCRELTVLAAEMAAAGRAADLAAYLVHDIAFHRVVLDASGNEMFARLGDVVAEVLTGRTEHHVMFTAPDPEAVTLHVRVAEAVRARDAADAEALMREICVGALRELDILVPDAEGPTVVGADVSDGVSAGPGRVAGAPG; encoded by the coding sequence ATGCGTCAGGAGGACACGGCGGGTGGGCGGGAGGCGGGCGGCAACGGCCTGCACTCGCGCGTGCTGGACGAGTTGGGCCCGGCGATCGCCTCGGGCGAGCACCCGCCGGGCACCGTCCTGCGCATCGACGAGCTGGAGGACCGCTACGGCGTCTCCCGTACGGTGGTCCGCGAGGCGGTGCGGGTGCTGGAGGCGATGCACCTGGTGGAGTCCCGCCGCCGGGTCGGCATCACGGTCCGCCGCACCGAGGAGTGGAACGTCTTCGACCCCGCCGTGATCCGCTGGCGGCTGGCCGGCGCCGACCGGCCGCGCCAACTGCGCTCGCTGACCATGCTGCGCACCGCGGTCGAGCCGGTCGCCGCGGGGCTCGCCGCACACGCCGCCACACCCGAGCAGTGCCGCGAACTCACCGTGCTGGCCGCGGAGATGGCCGCCGCCGGGCGCGCCGCCGACCTGGCCGCGTACCTGGTGCACGACATCGCCTTCCACCGGGTGGTCCTCGACGCGTCGGGCAACGAGATGTTCGCGCGGCTCGGCGACGTGGTGGCCGAGGTGCTGACCGGACGCACCGAGCACCATGTGATGTTCACCGCGCCCGACCCGGAGGCGGTCACCCTGCACGTCCGCGTCGCCGAGGCGGTCCGCGCCCGCGACGCCGCGGACGCGGAGGCGCTGATGCGCGAGATCTGCGTGGGGGCACTGCGCGAACTCGACATCCTCGTGCCGGACGCGGAGGGGCCCACGGTCGTGGGCGCGGACGTGAGCGACGGCGTGAGCGCGGGCCCCGGCCGCGTCGCGGGGGCGCCGGGATAG